In Clostridium sp. JN-1, one genomic interval encodes:
- a CDS encoding polyprenyl synthetase family protein, whose product MDEYETINNLKNEIDNWLSEYFKGKGSYNKRVYEAMEYSLNAGGKRIRPLLLVLTYMLYKEDYKNILDIACALEMIHTYSLIHDDLPCMDNDDLRRGKPTNHKVFGDAIATLAGDGLLNEAMNVMFKHCIGNNNAIKACSIISECAGVEGMVGGQTVDILSENKKIPIDQLYYMHSKKTGALIKASILSGALLGGAGREDLNKLDYYGQKLGLAFQIKDDILDVTGDTKVLGKKTKSDADNNKTTFITTYGIKRCIEMCNSITSECIEILDTFPNDTSKVKELTLFLLNRNK is encoded by the coding sequence ATGGATGAGTATGAAACCATAAATAATCTTAAGAATGAAATTGACAATTGGTTAAGTGAGTATTTTAAAGGAAAAGGATCTTATAACAAGAGGGTTTATGAAGCTATGGAATATAGCTTAAATGCAGGTGGAAAGAGAATAAGACCACTTTTACTAGTTTTAACTTATATGTTATATAAAGAAGATTATAAAAATATTCTTGATATAGCATGTGCTTTAGAAATGATTCATACGTATTCTTTAATTCATGATGATCTGCCGTGTATGGATAATGATGATTTGAGAAGAGGGAAACCTACTAATCATAAGGTATTTGGAGATGCTATAGCTACACTTGCTGGAGATGGATTATTAAATGAAGCTATGAATGTCATGTTTAAACATTGCATAGGAAATAATAATGCAATAAAAGCATGCAGCATTATTTCTGAATGTGCTGGAGTAGAGGGAATGGTTGGAGGTCAAACCGTAGATATACTGAGTGAAAATAAAAAAATTCCAATAGATCAACTATATTATATGCACAGTAAAAAAACTGGTGCTTTAATAAAAGCCTCAATACTTTCAGGTGCTCTTCTTGGAGGGGCAGGACGTGAAGATTTAAATAAATTAGATTATTATGGACAAAAGTTAGGTCTTGCCTTTCAAATAAAAGATGATATTTTAGATGTAACTGGTGATACAAAAGTGTTAGGCAAGAAAACAAAAAGTGATGCGGATAATAATAAAACAACTTTTATTACAACTTATGGTATAAAAAGGTGCATTGAGATGTGTAATTCGATAACATCGGAATGTATAGAAATATTAGATACATTTCCAAATGATACTTCTAAAGTGAAAGAGCTGACATTATTTTTACTAAATAGGAACAAATAA
- a CDS encoding exodeoxyribonuclease VII small subunit yields the protein MPKKNESYESMLNKLETIVNEMDGENISLEESIKKYEDGIKLYQKLYKTLSEAEGKIKILTEKSEKDFEIKNN from the coding sequence ATGCCTAAAAAAAATGAATCTTATGAGAGTATGCTTAATAAACTTGAGACTATTGTAAATGAAATGGACGGTGAAAATATTTCTTTGGAAGAAAGTATAAAAAAGTATGAAGATGGCATTAAGCTGTATCAAAAATTATATAAAACCTTAAGTGAAGCAGAAGGAAAAATAAAGATACTTACGGAAAAATCAGAAAAAGACTTCGAGATAAAAAATAACTAG